The genomic window ATGTGCTGTTAATGTGTTGTTTGGTGCCCATGCGATCGGTGTAGCCGGTTGAAGCTTAGCTAGCATTTCTTTTTCAGTTATGGGACCTGCTGATGCCTTCTGTGAAGCTGCAGTCCAGAATTACTAAGCAGTGGGGAGATATTGGTTTCCAAGGCGATGACCCCAAGACTGATTTCAGAGGAATGGGCATGCTGGGCTTGACCAATCTCGTGTGAGTGCGAGACATGTGACCTGCATACTGATGCTACAGTGGCTCAAGTTAATTAGCACTCGAACGGGGAAAAAAGAagcatggggggaaaaaaaaaattcttaccAGTTCTGACTTCTGATGTTTAATAAATTAAGAAAATTAAAATTGCTAGGGGCCAGCTTGTGGCTCAGTGAGCCAAGCCTCGGTGCGTGTAATCAGACGGTCGCCGGTTCGAGCACGGTCTCAGCGGAATAGCCACATgtccgtgggcccttgagcagggcccttaacccccagctccatgggtgcccCTGCAGGTGGCCGCCCTTCAcagccaagcttgctctcatgtGTTTTTGTGGCTCATGGAGAATAATACTCGGTAGGCAAATAGAGAATTTCcccttgggatcaataaagtgaggatgatgataaataataatgataaaattggTGCTTGGTGTATGTTTTAGATTAGTTTCTAattttctgaattttttttttacagtttcttTAGCGAGCGATACACAGAATTATCGCGGCAGGTCCTGTCACACGCGAATCACCCCAAGTTAGGGTAAGATGGCCGCCCCGTCCCACACATGTGAGCAGTGCGGCCGATGCGTGTGCGTGGTATTGCTGTTGTGGCTCTGTCTGTCCATGACGGGCCTCCCGCTAGCCTCCGGAGTTTGTGTGTCTGCGTTGGCAGTTACTCCTATGCCATAGTGGGTATCAACCTGACGGAGATGGCCTACAGTCTCCTGAAGAGCGGCGCCCTCAAGCCTCACTTCTATAACACTGTGGCCGGGAGCCCATCCCTGGAGCACTTCCATCAGCTGTACTGTGAGTGGGAAGGGGGTTGGGGTGAGAAGTCTAAGGGGAGAAGGGTGAATATTCCTGCCCTTGGAacattcaaaatgaaccacGTATGGTCATTTGTCCAGGGGTATATTTCCCAGAAGTATAGTTTCTAACTATGATTCCAACTATGTAGGTTGTTAACGGAACCTTTTGGGAGACATAGACCAGTTTGTTTCCCTGTCCAAGAAAATGATCGGCGTCTAGTTGTGGACCGGTTAGCCAGATCCAGAAGGCGATAGCGTCACTGTTTTCATTTTCGACAGGTTACCTTGCCTACGAGTTCGATAAGTTTTGGATCGAAGAAGAGCCGGCCAGCATCATGGAGTTCAATCTGTACAGGGAGAGGTTTCACGAGAAGGTGAAGATGCTCCTGGGGGAGCCCGACGTGTCCCTCTCGCTGAAACTGATGTCATAACAGTTACCCTGAATTTCTTAAAGGGACCTGTGCGTCTCATTAGTGGTCTGAATAAGTGTTAGCAATACAGTACCCATcccctttaatttttttaaccATTACATTTTTACTGAATTCAAATGTAATAAGTTAAGGAAAGCTGTAATTTGCCTGAAGAGCCCACCTAATACTCACATTGACTATGGATGGAATGGGTGTATTTAAGTAATGGGCATCAATTGCACACAGGGGATACTGAAGCTGATTTTCTTAGCAGGATGCTAACCAATGAAATTTAGCTTAGCGCATAAGACTGAtagctgcttttgttttttttagaaaGATACTTCCTGCCTCTTTGGCTTTTGTGACTGAATCTCAGGAATTTAAGGGTCAGCATCTCCCATTATGTTACTGGTTAAGCAAGCAGTACTTGTCACATGGCGATGTGGTTACTTGCTATACAGCATTTTTACGTTCTTATTCTGGAGGTTGTTTACCTTCTCCGGTCTGACCGTAAAGGTGCTTTAAAAAGACAACGCGTTTGGATAATACGTTCTTGGTTGACCCCCTGCGTGCCAGCAGTGGAAGCTCCATTCTGCCCCCTACAGCCCGCTCTGGGCAGTCACGCACAGCATGTGCACTATAGTTACTTCTTAGTGTGTTATTTATATGCAGTGCTCTGCTTCTGAAGACTGTAATTTCGGAGGAATTTGAAGGTCTGTCCCTTTGTACATCCTGGCAGAGCACCTCACACGAGAATAAACTGACTTTTCACGAGTCtgttttgttgcttctgttgcGCGTCTTACGCCAGGAGCGTTTCGAACTTAGCTGTGTAAGTCGTCTGTAGCTCTCTTCCCTTAGCTGTGATTATACAGCACACCAGCTTCCACTTCTTAAATTCCAGCTTCCCAAAAGCTCCGCCTAGTCCCTTAAATATGAGCGGATGATGGATTAACGCTATACAGCCCATATGTACAGGCTGTTGTTTCAGATTGTTTCATTTGCATGTCAACAGACTAAACGTATGTCTGTCTGGCTCGGCATGCTTTAgcttaaaaaaacagaaaacaccgATTTGTatttaagcttttttttttttttttttaaagaaaattaaGTGCATTTTGTTTCAATAAATATAAACATTCCTTCTATCCATTGGTGCAGGTGGAAAAACCTTTTTAAAAAGTCTGCTGTGCGTATCTCATTTACTCCAGGTTCTCCACCGCAATTAACCCGCAGCCGGAGAAGCATAGAGTTTACGAAAAAATAGAATCCAGGTCATTGTCGATACTCGGTGGCCAGGGAAGGTCAAAAATATTGTCCTGCCCCACAGTACAAAGTGCGTACGTTTAGCACACAGAAGCTTGTTTataggagaagagaagcccttGTATCAGCTGAGGTCCAAGTCCATCATCGTGTATCTAAAGTTACTGTTATCTGGGAGAACAGACCTCTTTTCTTAAAGTGCTCCCTTCATTCAGACATTCTCCACAATGCAACTATGTGTTTAAGCAATGGATCAAACTCAAACATCTTAGCCACACATGGCTAATTATAGCTGGTGACTAATTACTTTGGGATTTCAAGATATGCACTTATCCGGTCCCCTTGTATTGacaaataatttttttgtgtaattataTTATCTAAAGGTAGTTGTCAGAGGTAAGTAGCTCACgtccaaaaagtaaaaaatcgagagaagattttgtttcaaccaaccagttgagtatgaaGAGGCTCAGTCACGAAATACACAGCTGGTGGGTTGAAACACAATCTTTTCGGAAGCATCCACCTCTGCTAGTTGCTCTCCAGAAGATAGAGAGGAGATGATTTGTATGTGTTCTGCGTGGGTTGACCAGATGATTGGTGGAGCGATTCATACAGGCTCCTTCCTCTTTGGTGTACCATCACTTGTCTCTGCCTTATTTCTGGAGACCATCATGGCCCTCTTCAGCTGCTCGAAGGACACAAACATCACTATGTTCCAGGAGCCCAGTCTTAGGAAAGAGGGAACAAACCTGTAGAAAGGAATGAGGAGAAAGACATCAACGCGAACCTACTTCCACGGTTCCTTTTCCATGTGATTTGCTGTGCCAAAATGATTGGCCAAAGGCTGTGTCCGTCTTTTAGAGGCTTCTTCTCATTGGCTACCCTAGATAAGGTAGCAGCAATGAGTATTGAGAAGCCACGCGAGTccattgtagttgatgcagggAGCTCACCCTTTGTAGAaggccgtgggcccctccttgGTCAGCATGGTCCAGGCACAGTTGATGGCGCTCGTGTACTGGCCAGGCGGGGAATTCATGTACCGTGTCTTTACCACATCCACGGGGGAGGCGATGACCGTCGTACAAAACCCAGCCCCAAATGCCGACACAAAGTGACAGGGGAGGTTATCTGTGGTCCCGGGAAACAAAAACACAGTATTTCTTAACGGCGAGACCCTCAAATCTGAAGACAACCTGCAATGGGCTTCCCTGTTCAGGGGCATACTCACCAGACAGCAGCTTGTGGTTGAGAATTGCCTCCTTGATTATGTCATAGGTGACCAGCTCTGTGCAGTTAACCAGGGCATTTCTGGTTATGTTGGGCAGAGTCCCTGAAAGCAGCAGATATTAATACTTTAATAACTTAATAAGATGCTTTTCGAGATGCTGTTGTCAAGGTTTTGACTGTGAGCCGGCAGAGGTGTGAATAATGGCCGTCAAAACCCTGAGACCCACCCACCTTTCCACAAGCCTCGCAGACCCTCTTCCCGGAAGATCTTGCCATAGGCCTTGAGGGCGCCACTGTATCTGCGATCCACCCCCTGGAGGTTTAACTGGGCCTGGAACCGAACCTTGACTACGTCTGTTGGCTGCGCGATGGACACTGCCATGGCTCCAGTGGTACAGCCAGCCAGGATCCGGATTCCGACCCCTGGATCTGGTAGGGCGAGGAAGACGCCAAGAGTCGCGCTACACCTTCAAATGAGAGGCTCCTTAGATTAGCATTGCACTGAAAATGGTTAATTTGGCTACAAAGCATTGGAGAAAAGGCCAGTTGGATAGAAGTGATTCCCATAAAAGGAGTTCAAGATCAACAAGTGTATGTTTTTGTAACTATCATATTACCGTTCGCcacaaagaataagcaaactaGGGTTTCCCATCAGGTGTAGCACCCAGAGAGTGAGATGAAAGGTTGAAACCCAACATCGATTGTCGTCCTGCCATCTGCCATCGCCCCAGACTCACTGTCTCTCCCGCCGGTATACAAGAGCTTGACGCTGTCATAGAAGCCGATGCGGATGGAAGCGAAGGCCATCTGCCGGTGCAGCCCGGCGACCAGGCCGTTGTAGAGCGAGCGCGGCCCCTCTGTCCGCACCATGGTGCCGATAGTCCCGAACACGCCCCTGTAGCGGATATCCTTGGCCACCCCCGCTGCTGCCTTCTCTCCCTGGATCTATGATTCGCAAAAACAAGCAACTGTGATGAGGGACCCTGGAAGAGAGAAGTCAGTTATCCACGGAAGACCGGTACCTGTAGCCGAACTTTGGCGGTATCCAGGGGAAAGGTGACCAGGTCGGCTATGCAGCCAGCCATGCCGGCACTCAGGATCTTAACCCCTAAAGGTGGAGGTACCTCGGTGGGCTTCAGTCCAACCATCCTCACCTGCTGAGAGACACAAGGATCTCATCTGTCAGTCATGTAAACTTTTTCCCAGTAGGTAGAGATACCGTATGCATTTTTCTGCGCATTATGAAGCCCCGGAATTGGCCAGTCGATGAAAATTACCTCAGCTGTAAACAGATTGAATGTTATACTGCAGGGAGTTACAGAAGCAATTCAATGCTAGTGCTCAGTCCCTATTGGGACTTAAACCTGCAGCCTTTGGGATACAAGTTCTGTTCCTTcacctgttattattattattattattattattctctaTTATTCCTAAATCTCCCACTCTTTTTAAAAACCACCACTGTTTAAATCAAGAATGTTCTAAGATATGCAAGTAGTAAAGTATCTCAAACTACATCATACTGGTATTCCCCCTTTATTATGACATGCCTTATTTTTCATTGTACATTGCTGCTTGCAACTGTCAACgtgaaacatggcagctttgtCCATCTCattaaaaggcaaagctctatGAGGTTAAATCGGCAACCGTCCTCCACTCGGAACCTTCACCTGCACATTGCGAACTGTTAGGGAAGTGGCTCCCAGCAATAGAATTATAAAAGTCACTTACTTTGTCACCCCAGGGGAATGGAAACTGGTTCGTGCTTTGGAGCGTTCAGGGTGTTCCACGCTCACTCCTCTGTCTGTTCGGCTCATGTTTTGGGCGCCTTTATTGTGACAGCCAAAAGGAGGCGTCCCTCCACGCAGAGGGCAGGCACAGCGGGTCGGGAACTCAAAGTTCATTCGCTGTCAGCGTGCCAACCTCTCTTCAACACCGGGCGCTAAAAAAAGCTCATAATTCTGACCGGAGTGGCTCTTGTGTACAGGTTTAGAAGGTGTTTGTGGTGGGGAGTGGGATGGAGGGCGTGGCCTGTGTGTCTTGATTTACAGTAAAGATTAACTGATCAACCCAGGGATCTAATTAAGATAACGAcaacaatgtttgaaagcaCCTCAAGGTGACACTCAGAAATGGGAAAAACGAGGGAGCCCTGAGCGGCTTGTGGGAAAACGTCCTGTGGACGAAACACGGATTTCATCTCCACACCCTCGATTGCTCAAACCAGGAGTGGCAACACGGGTGTTCTCCTCCAAGTGGCGTCATGACACGGACGGCTGTCGCAGAAACGCGAACCGGTTCACCCCACCCCCTCTGCCGATTGGACCTTCCGTCCTGCCGTGTTTGTCCCGCGTTGTGACATCAGAGGGCCGGCAGGTCATTGAAAGTTGGAAGGCGGGGGGGAGGTATGACGTCCGTGGGCTGAAGTCCGGGGCGGCTGAGGTGACGGCAGGCCGCTGAGCATTGCATAATGCGCTATTGGACCAGAGGAAAACGCGCAAATATGTGCAGAAATCTCGTGCCCGCGAGGTGGTCTGGCGCCCCCTGTGGCCTATCCGGTGGCTGCGTCGCGACTCAACTGTCCACTGCTACTGACAATCATGACAATGTATGGGGTGAGGTGGTGCCATTAAGGCAAGAACATCGGTTTACATATCCTTTGGAGAGAGAAGTTGCTTTTGCGTTGCATTATACCGTAATGTGATACCAGTGTCGGATGTCCTGTGCCATGTTAAAATCATCACAGTCTCACACTGAGACTTAGGAAACCCACTGCCAAGCTACTAAGCAGCGAGACAAAAAGCTGGTTATTCCAACAACTAAACCATTACCTGAACAAAAGCTGATTCTGGGCAAAAAAAACAAGACCTTTAATGGGGTGGGCGTCAATAATCCTTTAGCAGCAGAAAGGCACTCGAGAACCAGTCAGGCCACGATGGTGCCAACGCTCACCTCAAACCCACCGGTCGATTTACGCTGCTGTGATAAATGCTTTCCATTAACTACGGTTAATAACTGAGGCTCAATGAGTTTAATGTTTAACACACAGTTCCAAATGTGCATATAAGGAGTTAAAGCTTTTTTCACTAGCG from Brienomyrus brachyistius isolate T26 unplaced genomic scaffold, BBRACH_0.4 scaffold47, whole genome shotgun sequence includes these protein-coding regions:
- the elmod2 gene encoding ELMO domain-containing protein 2, translated to MLGYIWQYLYSSLFRLWLKWFLRQITGKCELQRICDGYRQGGARTSRAEYSLECSKSMTLRTAIDVEESGLEQRVTAIMAEKRIRSEKDPMFKTNLKVCLLQINGYRKLYLHVEDLRKQVFESEKKEHEELLLKLWDLLMPSVKLQSRITKQWGDIGFQGDDPKTDFRGMGMLGLTNLVFFSERYTELSRQVLSHANHPKLGYSYAIVGINLTEMAYSLLKSGALKPHFYNTVAGSPSLEHFHQLYCYLAYEFDKFWIEEEPASIMEFNLYRERFHEKVKMLLGEPDVSLSLKLMS
- the ucp1 gene encoding mitochondrial brown fat uncoupling protein 1, with the translated sequence MVGLKPTEVPPPLGVKILSAGMAGCIADLVTFPLDTAKVRLQIQGEKAAAGVAKDIRYRGVFGTIGTMVRTEGPRSLYNGLVAGLHRQMAFASIRIGFYDSVKLLYTGGRDNPGVGIRILAGCTTGAMAVSIAQPTDVVKVRFQAQLNLQGVDRRYSGALKAYGKIFREEGLRGLWKGTLPNITRNALVNCTELVTYDIIKEAILNHKLLSDNLPCHFVSAFGAGFCTTVIASPVDVVKTRYMNSPPGQYTSAINCAWTMLTKEGPTAFYKGFVPSFLRLGSWNIVMFVSFEQLKRAMMVSRNKAETSDGTPKRKEPV